A window of Sedimentibacter sp. MB31-C6 genomic DNA:
TATAATATCATCAATTTATTTAGTTTGATTACTTTTTGCGAAAAATAGTATTGCAAATATAAATCTTCTATGTTATAATTTTGGAAAACGTGGTATATACCAGTATACCATATATGAAAGAGTGTGATACTATCAAAAATAAAAGATACTTACCTCCTGTATATATTCAAATTAGGGATATTCTTGTAGAAAAAATAAATTCTGGCGAATTTACAAGTGGTAATCAATTACCATCAGAGAGAGAACTAAGTGATACATATAATATTAGCAGAATGACTGCAAGGAATGCGTTAACACAACTTGTTGATTCGGGGTATGCTTATAGACTTAAAGGCAAAGGAACTTTTGTAAGTTATCCCGAAATTGAAAGAGATTTTGTTAAACTTAGTGGTTTTTCTCAAATGCTGAAATCGAAGGGAATTAAACCTAGCAACAAAATTGTTAAATCAGGAATTATTGAGGCTGATAAAAAAATAGCATCACTGCTGGAAACTACAATTGGTACAAAGGTCTATGAGATTGTACGTATCAGGTATGGAAATAACGTTGCATTGGCATTAGAGTATTCTTATTTGCCTATAAATCTTTTTGATGACTTGCTGCAATATGACTTTGAAAGAAATTCATTATACAATGTTATAGAAGAAAATTATAACTACAAGTTAAAGTATTCTAAGCAATGGATAAAAATAACTACTTTAAATAAAAACGAATCTATAATTTTAAATGTTAAAGAGCATACACCAGCATTTCTTTTGGAATCTATATCATACGACATGGATGAAAAAGTTGTAGAATCTACATTGTCATTAAATATTGGTGATAGAACAGCTTTTTATACTGAGTTGTGGCCAAATAATATTTAAAATATACGAACTTTTTGCAAGCAATATGAAAACGTTATAAACATCTAGTCTAAGTATTAACAAATTAGTGCAAGAAATTAATATTATTACGATTCATAAAATTTTAACGATTAATTTAAGAGGTGAAAGATGTCTGTTTCTGCTGTAACTTCCGTAACATCTGATTCTATTGTATCTTTAATAGGTGTTGAAAAAAGTTTTGGAAAAAACAAGGTTGTAAAAAATATGAATGTTGAAATTAAAGAAGGGGAATTTCTAACTCTTCTTGGACCTTCAGGATGCGGGAAAACCACCACATTGAGAATGATTGCTGGATTCGAAGAAGCTTCTTCTGGGACAATCAAGGTTCAGGGTGAAAGTATCGAAGATAAGGAGCCTTTTGAAAGAGATGTAAATACAGTTTTTCAGAATTATGCTCTTTTTCCACATATGACTGTGTTTGATAATATAGGATATGGACTTAGAATTAGAAAAAGGCCAAAAGATGAAATTATAAAAAGAGTTAATGAAATGCTGGAACTTGTTCAGTTAAAAGGATATGAAAACAGGAAACCGGATGCTCTCTCCGGAGGCCAAAAGCAAAGAGTTGCTATTGCAAGAGCTCTCATAAATAATCCAAAGGTATTGCTTCTTGATGAACCACTTGGTGCTCTGGATCTTAAGCTTAGAAAACAGATGCAGATAGAGCTTAAAAGATTGCAGAAGAAGCTTGGAATTACATTTGTTTATGTAACTCATGACCAGGAAGAAGCTCTTACAATGAGTGACAGAATAGCAGTAATGAATGAAGGTGTAATAGAACAGCTTGCTACGCCAAGAGAGGTATATGACAGACCTCTTACTAAATTCGTGGCAGGTTTTATTGGAGAATCTAATATATTTGATGGCAAGATTAAAGGCTTGCATGATGGAATAATAGATGTTGAAACTTCAGCTGGTAACATGAAGGTTAAGGGAAACGGATTTGAAGTAGGTGAAAGTATCCATGTGTCAATTAGACCAGAGTACATAAAGGTGAGCACTGATACTGTTGAAGGGTTTAGCTTAGAGGGTAAAGTTAAAGATTTCATATATATGGGAACTGTTGTAAAAACTTCTGTTGATTTGAAAGATAATACTGAAATAAAGTATTCCCGTTTTGAAAAGGATGAAGATTTTAGAGAAGGAGATTCTGTAAATATATACTGGAATCCGGAAAAAGCTGTTGCCATTAAGGCAAAGAGGTAGTATGGAGGACAATATGAAAAAAGATACTTTTAAGCGAAATACACTGCCAGCTTTAGCTATGGCAGGACCGGTTTCATTATGGATGATTTTATTTGTAACATTGCCTATGTTGTATATTATCTACATAAGTTTTATGTCTAGGGGAGTATTTGGAGATGTTGTTTATGAATTTTCGTTAGAAAGTTATGAAACATTGCTGGATAGCACATATTTTAAGGTTATAGTAAAATCCTTAAGGGCGGCATTTTTAACTACAGTACTATGTATATTTATAGGATATCCTTTTGCATATTATATTGCAAAAAAACCAAAGGAAGTTGCATCAAAGCTTATTATGCTTATTATGATTCCGTTTTGGACAAACTCTTTAATGAGACTTAATAGCTGGCTTCTTTTGTTTCAGACAAGTGGACCTGTAAATAATTTTCTTCAAAGTGCAGGTTTTATAGATGCACCTATGAGTTTTGTATATACGGACGGCCTTGTAATGCTTGGTATGATAACTAACATGCTTCCATTTGCAGTGCTTCCCATGTACAGCTCAATTGAAAAATTAAGTAAGTCTTTTTTGGAAGCATCAGCGGACCTTGGCGCTACAAGGAGGACCACTTTTTTTAATATAACATTACCTCTTACCTTTCCGGGAATATTTTCTTCGATAATATTGGTATTTATACCTTCTCTTGGTATATATACTGTAACGGACATGCTTGGTGGAGGAAAAGTTTTGTATATAGGTAATATAATAAAAAATCAATTTGGAGCTATTAGAAACTGGCCTCTAGGAGCTGCCCTTTCTGTACTGTTGATTGTTATAACAGGATTGCTTATATTTATATACACCAGATTTGCAAAAATTGAAGATATGGAGGTAGTATAAATGAGCATTTCAAAAAAGCAAAAAAGACGAAGATGGGAAGAATTCATTGGAACGGTTTACTCAATAATCATATACGCAGTACTATATATTCCGGTATTTGTAATGATGATGTTTTCATTTAACAATCAAAGATACAACTATTACTGGAATGGCTTTACAACACAATGGTATTCAAAGTTATTCTCAAACTCTGCTTTAATCGAAAGCCTTTGGTATTCTGTTGTAATTGCAGTGTTAGCAACTTTAATTTCTGTCACAATAGGCACTATTGGAGCATTAGGATTAAAAAAATATGAATTCAGAGGAAAGAAATTTATTAATGAAATGTTATATATACCCATAATAGTACCTGAAATTGTTATGGCGGTTGCACTTCTTATTATATTTATCAAAATAGGACTTGCTCTTGGAATGGGAAGTATTTTAATAGGTCATTGCACTTTCTGTATACCATACGCAGTAGTTACTATTAAAGGCCGTATAAGTGGTGATGGTTATAGTCATGAAGAGGCATCCATGGATCTTGGAGCCAACAGAATTCAGACGTTTATAAATGTTACTCTTCCGAGTATTATGCCGGGAGTAATGAGTGCAGCGTTTCTGTCATTTACTCTTTCTATAGATGACGTTGTAATGAGTAATATGCTAGCAGGTGCAAAAAATTCCACTTTGCCGGTTTTAATTCTCTCTATGAACAAGTCAGGAGTTACTCCTGATGTTAATGCACTTACCACAATCATGATTCTAGTCATTGTAATAGCAATGATTTTGAATAATATAATTAAAAATGCGTTAAAAAAACGCAAAAAAATGGAGGAAACTATATGAAAAAACTAATTTCCATGTTATTGTCCCTTGTTTTAGTAATGGGGCTATTTACAGGTTGTGGAACTGATACTAGTTCTGTTGAAAGCGGAAATGCAGAACCAAGCACAGAGTTGAATATTTATATGTGGCAGCAATATATATCCGATGATTTGATAGCTGAATTTGAGGAAGAAAACAACGCAAAGGTAAATCTGTCATATATGAGTGATAACGCTGATGCAATTACCAAACTTACAGCAGGTGGAGGACAGGAGTATGACCTTATAATGACATGTGATGCTTATATGGAATCTCTTGTAGAAGGTGAATATATTGAGAAGATAAACTTTGAGAATATACCAAATGCATCAAATATTAATGAGTCATATTGGACTGCTAAAGAATATTGTGTACCTTATCTTATGAACTATATTTATGTAGTTTATAACAAGGATACAAGTCCTGTTGAAATTAAAAGTTACAATGATCTTATAAATCCTGCATTAAAGGGACAAATAGCTACAATAGATGGAGCTAGAAACCTGTTTCCTATAGCATTGGTTGCTCTTGGATATGATCCAAATTCAACAAATGAAAATGAAATAGCTGAAGCATATGAGTGGCTTGTAAAGTATAACGAAAATGTAGTAGCATATGGAAATGCTGAGCAAAACCTTACAAATGGAACTGCATCTGTTGCATTTACATATGATGGAAATGCTTCTTGGGCTATGGCAGAGCTTGGAGAAAAAAATAATCTTGTAATTGCTGATTTTGAAGAAGATTCAGTACAGCTAGGTTTTGACCTTTATGTAATACCAAAGGGCGCTAAGCATGTAGACCTTGCAGAAAAATTCCTTAACTATATCACTGATCCTCAAGTTATGGCAGAAAATCTTGTAGAATATCCATATTCTTGTCCAAATGATGCAGCAGTGGAAGCAGCTTCAGATGCTTACAAAAATGACCCTGCAAGAGATTTTGATTACAAGGAAAATGTGTTTTTCCAAAAGGATGTAGGGGAAGCTATTACAATATACAATGATTATTATCAAAAATTAAAGGTTGGAGAATGAAAAAGTTATTTAGGAGAACAAAATAAATGTTAAAATTTGATGAGCAGAAGCAATTGGACAGCGTAAACGGAGCGTTGGCGCTTAGAGGTGAAATAGAATCTGTTGTAGATAGTATATGTAAAAAAGGATATAAAAATATTTGCTGGCTTGGTATAGGTGGTACATATGCATCTTGTCTACAGGCTGAAGTGCATATGAAGGAAAGGTCAGCAATAAATTTCTTTGTTGAAAATGCAGCAGAATACATTCTTACCGGAAACAAAAAAGTAGGAGAAGGCACAATAGTAGTGATATCTTCTGTTACAGGAAGTACAACAGAAATGGTTGATGGAGTAAAAAAAGCTCAGGAAGCTGGCGCCAAAGTAATTGGTTTTGTTGATTACCCGGACACAAAACTGGCTAAAATGGTAGACTATCTTATTTCATATCCCCAAAATGAGCAGCTTAAACTTTTCATGGTAGCTGACAGATTTATGTATAATGCAAGAGAATTTGATGAGTATTATGAGCTTTATTCTGAGCTTGATGAACATCTTGCTCGTGGACTTGTAGAGGTTGAAAAAGCATCTGATGAACTTGGTGAAAGCATAGCAAGAAAGCATATGAACGACAGTATACATTATTTTGTTGGAGCAGGAAATCAATATGGTGCAACATACTCCTATGCAATGTGTTACTGGGAAGAACAACATTGGATAAGGACAAAATCTATTCACAGTGCAGAATTTTTTCACGGGATGTTTGAAATTATAGACCGAGATACTGCAGTTACAGTATTTATTGGAGAAGATTCTCAAAGGGCACTTAGTGAAAGAGTTGCAAGGTTTTTGCCAAGAATATGTGCAAACTATAATATAATTGATACAAAAGATTATAAACTGAAGGGGATAAGTGAAAAGTTCAGAGGACATCTTTCTCATCTTTTAATGAGAGTAATAACTTCAAGGATAGATGTTCACTTAGAAAAACTAAACTGTCATCCTATGGAAATAAGGCGATATTATAGACAGCTTGATTATTAATAGCTGGCTAATATGTAAGATGCAGGCTGCTTTTAAATTCTGAGGCAGTCTGTTTTACATAAAAATGAAGGGAGTCTTTATGAAGGTTGGAATGTTTACGTCTGGATATCAGCGTAGTGATATGGAGGATATCTTTAGTGATGCTAAAAGATTTGGATATGATTATATTGAGCTATGGGGAGGACGTCCTCATGCATATGCATATGACCTTAAGAGAGGACAAATAGATAGTTTGTTGAATCTTAGAGACAAATATGAAATTCCTATAAAAGTGTACACACCGGAGCACAATGCATACCCATATAATTATATGGTTGGTGATGAATATCAAAGAAAAGATTCTATAGAATATCTTAAAACAGCAATTGACATGGGGAAGGTCCTTGGAGCTGAGTATACTGTAATATCAGCTGGTCATGCCGGATACGAAGCCACTAGGAAAGAAATATGGGAAAGATTGTGCAAGAGTATAAGAGAGCTAGTGGATTATGCGGAGAAAAAGGAGCATGTACTTCTTATTGAAGCTCTTACTTTATATGAATCTAATGTATGCACTACAGCCAATGATCTTTGTGATATAATTGAATACATTGATTCTCCATATTTTGGAGCAATGTGTGATATTGTTCCTCCTTATGTGCAACATGAAAGTATAATGAGTTATTTTAAGAAACTTGGGGAAAATCTTAAGCATCTACATATAGTAGATAGTGATGGAAGTAGCGACACTCATATTCTGCCAGGAGATGGAAACATTCCTCTTGAGGAGCTTATAAAGGAAATATCAGATTTTGGGTATAACGAAGGTGCAACTATAGAGCTTGTTACAGCATATATTAATGAGCCATCACTTTATGCAAGAAAAGCAATAGACAGATTTAAGAAAATAACAGAGCAATGAGGATATTATGGATAAGAAAATAAGGATAGCTGCAGTTGGTGATAACTGCATAGATTATTATGACATTACAGGTGAAGCTTTTCCAGGTGGAAATCCGGTTAACGTAGCTGTGTATATCAAAAGGATGAATGGGGATTCATCATATACAGGTGTTGTGGGCACAGATGATTATGGAAAATTTATGATTGAATCTTTAAATAATAAGGGAGTAGATACATCGCATATAAAAATACTAGAGGGTAAGACTGCAGTTACACATGTTGAAATTAACAATGGTGATAGAATCTTAGGTGATTATGAAGAAGGTGTCATGGCAGATTTCAAACTTACAAAAGAGGATATAGATTTTTTGTGCAGCCATGATCTCGTTGTAACTGGGATATGGGGAATGATAGAAGATGAATTGTATAAAATTAAAGAAAGAGATGTGAATATTGCTTTTGATTTTGCAGATAAGCATAATCATGAGATAACTTATAAGGCTTTACCATACGTAGATTACGCATTTTTCTCCTGTGACAACAAAAGTGATGCAGAATTGCATGGATTTATGAAATTCATCAAATCTAAAGGCCCAAGTGTGGTAGTTGTTACTAGAGGGGAAAAAGGTAGTATTGCTTATGATGGCAATGAGTTTACTAAGTTTGGAATAATTGAGTGCGAAGTAATAGATAGCATGGGAGCAGGAGACAGTTATATAGCTGGATTTCTTATGGGCATACTTGAAAGAAAGCCAATTGTAGAGTGTATGAGAAAAGGTGCACTGAGCAGCAGTGAAACAATAGGATATTATGGTGCTTGGTAAATGAGAAACTAATCGAAAGCTAGTAGCTGAAAAATCCATTGTAGAGGACGCATTATATGCGTACCGCGGTATGCATACAATGCATACCTTACAATTAATGTTGATCTGAAAATGAATTAAAAAAACAGACTAATAATGTAATTAATAGTAAGTCAATATATAAAGAACAAGAACTCTTCATTGTGTAATGATGAGTTTTTTGTTTTGCTATTTTTTCTTTTAAGATACTAAAAGATATATATCAGATTATGTTAAAATTTTACTTTTTATTTACTGACAGTATATTTATTTTTTATTTTAGTGATGCATACTTGTTTTAGAAATAAAATACAAAACAGGAGAGGAATTTATGAACTTTAAAAAGAAATTAATTGTGATTGCTATGTTAACTTTAATTATGTCAGCTTTTTTATTCGGTTGTAATGCAGTTGCTTCTGGTAATGGTGTAAAGGAAACTAATGATTGGCCTGAAAAGTTAGTATTTGCCTATTTACCTAATGAAGAGTCTGCTGATGACAACAGAAAAGGTGCAAGAAAAATGTTGATGGAAGACATGACAGAATATCTAGGTATCTCTGTGGAGGTAATAATATGCGATGATTACAATGCAGTTATTGAAACAATGAGGAATGGAAATGCTCAAATTGCTTCATTTGGCCCCTTTTCTTATATAATTGCAAATGAAAGAAGCAATGCAGAAGCGATAGTTGTAACAGCGAAGGATGAAACTGATGCTTTTTACAACAGTTTATTGATTACTCATAAGGATACAGGTATTAAGACAATGGAAGATATAAGAGGAAAATCAATGTCATTTGTTGACCCTGCGTCAACATCAGGAAATCTAGTTCCTAGAGCAACAATTGTTAGAATTCTTGGAGTTAGTCCTGAGGATATTGATACTAAAGTATTTTCAAGCGTCCAATATGCTGGTAACCATCAAAATTCATTTATGGCGGCTGCAAATAAATCTGTCGAAGTTGCTGCAGTACAAATTAGCACTTATGAAAAAGCTATAAAGGAAGGATTAGTAAAAAAAGAAGATATACATGTTATTTTTCAATCGGATCCAATTCCATCATCACCGATTGCTATTCATGGAGCTCTTCCAAAAGACTTAAAATTAAAACTTACAGAATTTTTTACAACTTATGAAAATGCTGAATATTTCACATTGAGCGGTTCAGAAGGGAAAAA
This region includes:
- a CDS encoding polyamine ABC transporter substrate-binding protein; its protein translation is MKKLISMLLSLVLVMGLFTGCGTDTSSVESGNAEPSTELNIYMWQQYISDDLIAEFEEENNAKVNLSYMSDNADAITKLTAGGGQEYDLIMTCDAYMESLVEGEYIEKINFENIPNASNINESYWTAKEYCVPYLMNYIYVVYNKDTSPVEIKSYNDLINPALKGQIATIDGARNLFPIALVALGYDPNSTNENEIAEAYEWLVKYNENVVAYGNAEQNLTNGTASVAFTYDGNASWAMAELGEKNNLVIADFEEDSVQLGFDLYVIPKGAKHVDLAEKFLNYITDPQVMAENLVEYPYSCPNDAAVEAASDAYKNDPARDFDYKENVFFQKDVGEAITIYNDYYQKLKVGE
- the phnD gene encoding phosphate/phosphite/phosphonate ABC transporter substrate-binding protein translates to MNFKKKLIVIAMLTLIMSAFLFGCNAVASGNGVKETNDWPEKLVFAYLPNEESADDNRKGARKMLMEDMTEYLGISVEVIICDDYNAVIETMRNGNAQIASFGPFSYIIANERSNAEAIVVTAKDETDAFYNSLLITHKDTGIKTMEDIRGKSMSFVDPASTSGNLVPRATIVRILGVSPEDIDTKVFSSVQYAGNHQNSFMAAANKSVEVAAVQISTYEKAIKEGLVKKEDIHVIFQSDPIPSSPIAIHGALPKDLKLKLTEFFTTYENAEYFTLSGSEGKKFIAIEDSKYDGIRDIAESMNLSPEELLK
- a CDS encoding SIS domain-containing protein — protein: MLKFDEQKQLDSVNGALALRGEIESVVDSICKKGYKNICWLGIGGTYASCLQAEVHMKERSAINFFVENAAEYILTGNKKVGEGTIVVISSVTGSTTEMVDGVKKAQEAGAKVIGFVDYPDTKLAKMVDYLISYPQNEQLKLFMVADRFMYNAREFDEYYELYSELDEHLARGLVEVEKASDELGESIARKHMNDSIHYFVGAGNQYGATYSYAMCYWEEQHWIRTKSIHSAEFFHGMFEIIDRDTAVTVFIGEDSQRALSERVARFLPRICANYNIIDTKDYKLKGISEKFRGHLSHLLMRVITSRIDVHLEKLNCHPMEIRRYYRQLDY
- a CDS encoding GntR family transcriptional regulator; its protein translation is MKECDTIKNKRYLPPVYIQIRDILVEKINSGEFTSGNQLPSERELSDTYNISRMTARNALTQLVDSGYAYRLKGKGTFVSYPEIERDFVKLSGFSQMLKSKGIKPSNKIVKSGIIEADKKIASLLETTIGTKVYEIVRIRYGNNVALALEYSYLPINLFDDLLQYDFERNSLYNVIEENYNYKLKYSKQWIKITTLNKNESIILNVKEHTPAFLLESISYDMDEKVVESTLSLNIGDRTAFYTELWPNNI
- a CDS encoding ABC transporter ATP-binding protein is translated as MSVSAVTSVTSDSIVSLIGVEKSFGKNKVVKNMNVEIKEGEFLTLLGPSGCGKTTTLRMIAGFEEASSGTIKVQGESIEDKEPFERDVNTVFQNYALFPHMTVFDNIGYGLRIRKRPKDEIIKRVNEMLELVQLKGYENRKPDALSGGQKQRVAIARALINNPKVLLLDEPLGALDLKLRKQMQIELKRLQKKLGITFVYVTHDQEEALTMSDRIAVMNEGVIEQLATPREVYDRPLTKFVAGFIGESNIFDGKIKGLHDGIIDVETSAGNMKVKGNGFEVGESIHVSIRPEYIKVSTDTVEGFSLEGKVKDFIYMGTVVKTSVDLKDNTEIKYSRFEKDEDFREGDSVNIYWNPEKAVAIKAKR
- a CDS encoding ABC transporter permease, whose amino-acid sequence is MKKDTFKRNTLPALAMAGPVSLWMILFVTLPMLYIIYISFMSRGVFGDVVYEFSLESYETLLDSTYFKVIVKSLRAAFLTTVLCIFIGYPFAYYIAKKPKEVASKLIMLIMIPFWTNSLMRLNSWLLLFQTSGPVNNFLQSAGFIDAPMSFVYTDGLVMLGMITNMLPFAVLPMYSSIEKLSKSFLEASADLGATRRTTFFNITLPLTFPGIFSSIILVFIPSLGIYTVTDMLGGGKVLYIGNIIKNQFGAIRNWPLGAALSVLLIVITGLLIFIYTRFAKIEDMEVV
- a CDS encoding ABC transporter permease, which codes for MSISKKQKRRRWEEFIGTVYSIIIYAVLYIPVFVMMMFSFNNQRYNYYWNGFTTQWYSKLFSNSALIESLWYSVVIAVLATLISVTIGTIGALGLKKYEFRGKKFINEMLYIPIIVPEIVMAVALLIIFIKIGLALGMGSILIGHCTFCIPYAVVTIKGRISGDGYSHEEASMDLGANRIQTFINVTLPSIMPGVMSAAFLSFTLSIDDVVMSNMLAGAKNSTLPVLILSMNKSGVTPDVNALTTIMILVIVIAMILNNIIKNALKKRKKMEETI
- the frlD gene encoding fructoselysine 6-kinase, whose amino-acid sequence is MDKKIRIAAVGDNCIDYYDITGEAFPGGNPVNVAVYIKRMNGDSSYTGVVGTDDYGKFMIESLNNKGVDTSHIKILEGKTAVTHVEINNGDRILGDYEEGVMADFKLTKEDIDFLCSHDLVVTGIWGMIEDELYKIKERDVNIAFDFADKHNHEITYKALPYVDYAFFSCDNKSDAELHGFMKFIKSKGPSVVVVTRGEKGSIAYDGNEFTKFGIIECEVIDSMGAGDSYIAGFLMGILERKPIVECMRKGALSSSETIGYYGAW
- the frlC gene encoding fructoselysine 3-epimerase gives rise to the protein MKVGMFTSGYQRSDMEDIFSDAKRFGYDYIELWGGRPHAYAYDLKRGQIDSLLNLRDKYEIPIKVYTPEHNAYPYNYMVGDEYQRKDSIEYLKTAIDMGKVLGAEYTVISAGHAGYEATRKEIWERLCKSIRELVDYAEKKEHVLLIEALTLYESNVCTTANDLCDIIEYIDSPYFGAMCDIVPPYVQHESIMSYFKKLGENLKHLHIVDSDGSSDTHILPGDGNIPLEELIKEISDFGYNEGATIELVTAYINEPSLYARKAIDRFKKITEQ